Proteins encoded in a region of the Streptomyces akebiae genome:
- a CDS encoding ABC transporter permease: MKELLLGLRLLLGAGRGSRVRFLLMVAGSAIGVCCLAVVLAIPGILEAQDGRKAARVPDCKREVNGVKCVATEGDPFELTRMVPYGSEPLTRVFVARGTRRIEPPPGLRELPAPGELFVSPRLREALQREPALAQLLPGDDNGTISAQGLAHPDELYAYVGVGREELEDGGDRVTTFGRSYADHPTLEPSTLDIVRFTLAGVVLLPLAVFLSVCARLSAAARARRLAALRLLGLSRNGTQRVNAAETVAAASFGAALGLVAYSITNQLVSRIGVPGFKWYPGDGALSLSTVLICGVGCPALAWYVGRASARKAAANPLAVRRSAVERPPGKWGLLPLVPGMGIVIGYCVAGLTDNAPRDTALSSILMPLAVVLVGIGLVMMLPVFSRTLSQRVARATHSVSLGLAMRRNEVEPGGALRVATGLVVLVFAASLVQGVLIELDQVSKNTLPIQEYNIPLEGVTEEKQRALQDVKGVRAHATVLESRSNADVDHVVPSIRAVVATCDQLRGILSRVDRCVDNRPVRLWDPHQVYEEDSKPGASFLFDMRKGDDRRAMRVEVPRETVRFSGYPGWPIFGSGDVLVPPSAVPEGYRPDRATLNLFSSSAPETVRAVLDGIGGVDPTTEVGTPGVVVTSLQQITVVKSLLGIGMVLGLIIGVAAYLVAATDRAVERKPQVTALSLLGARPRTLRAVQVAQVVVPLAVGLALAVVLGKLAESSYLVTGGGAVYWDGAGIPLLLACALGAVAVAAVGALPLVGRRIDPELIRRD; encoded by the coding sequence GTGAAGGAACTCCTCTTGGGGCTTCGGCTGCTCCTGGGGGCCGGACGCGGAAGCCGTGTGCGCTTCCTCCTCATGGTCGCGGGCAGCGCGATCGGTGTGTGCTGTTTGGCTGTTGTCCTCGCCATTCCCGGGATCCTGGAAGCGCAGGACGGGCGCAAGGCGGCGCGTGTCCCGGACTGCAAGCGGGAAGTCAACGGGGTGAAGTGTGTCGCGACGGAAGGTGACCCCTTCGAGCTCACGCGAATGGTTCCCTACGGCTCAGAACCCCTCACTCGGGTCTTTGTGGCCCGGGGCACCAGGCGTATCGAGCCTCCGCCGGGCCTGAGGGAACTCCCCGCTCCGGGCGAGTTGTTCGTATCCCCACGGCTGCGCGAGGCGCTCCAACGGGAACCCGCGCTGGCCCAGCTTCTACCAGGTGACGACAACGGGACCATCAGTGCCCAGGGGCTGGCCCACCCCGACGAACTGTATGCGTACGTGGGCGTCGGCCGGGAGGAACTCGAAGACGGTGGCGACCGTGTGACGACTTTCGGCAGGAGCTACGCCGACCATCCCACCCTGGAACCCTCGACGCTCGACATCGTGCGCTTCACTCTCGCCGGCGTCGTGCTACTGCCTCTGGCCGTGTTCCTTTCCGTGTGCGCCAGGCTCTCGGCGGCAGCGCGCGCCAGACGACTGGCTGCTCTGAGATTGCTGGGCCTGAGCAGGAACGGCACCCAGCGGGTCAACGCCGCCGAGACCGTCGCGGCCGCGTCGTTCGGGGCCGCGCTGGGACTGGTCGCCTACTCGATCACGAACCAGCTCGTCTCGCGCATCGGAGTGCCCGGCTTCAAGTGGTACCCCGGCGATGGGGCGCTGTCTCTGTCCACGGTCTTGATCTGCGGCGTCGGCTGCCCCGCACTCGCGTGGTACGTGGGCCGGGCCAGTGCGCGGAAGGCGGCGGCGAACCCGCTGGCCGTTCGACGAAGCGCCGTGGAGAGGCCGCCCGGAAAGTGGGGGCTGCTTCCACTGGTTCCGGGGATGGGCATCGTGATCGGGTACTGCGTGGCCGGGTTGACGGACAACGCCCCCCGGGACACGGCCCTCTCCTCGATCCTCATGCCCCTCGCCGTCGTTCTGGTCGGCATCGGGCTCGTGATGATGCTGCCGGTCTTCTCGCGGACCCTTTCGCAGAGGGTGGCCCGCGCCACCCACTCGGTCTCCCTGGGGCTGGCCATGCGACGCAACGAGGTCGAACCCGGGGGCGCGCTACGAGTCGCCACCGGGCTCGTCGTCCTGGTCTTCGCGGCGTCACTGGTGCAGGGAGTGTTGATCGAACTGGACCAGGTCAGCAAGAACACCTTGCCCATCCAGGAATACAACATCCCGCTCGAAGGAGTCACCGAGGAGAAGCAACGGGCCTTGCAGGACGTGAAGGGTGTTCGCGCGCACGCCACGGTCCTGGAGTCCCGGTCGAATGCGGACGTCGACCATGTGGTGCCGAGCATCAGAGCTGTCGTGGCGACCTGCGACCAACTGCGCGGCATCCTGTCGAGGGTCGACCGATGCGTGGACAACCGCCCCGTACGCCTGTGGGATCCGCATCAGGTCTACGAAGAGGACAGCAAACCGGGCGCGAGCTTCCTCTTCGACATGCGGAAGGGAGACGATCGGCGGGCCATGAGGGTGGAGGTGCCGCGGGAGACGGTGAGGTTCAGCGGCTATCCGGGCTGGCCGATCTTCGGCAGCGGAGACGTGCTCGTGCCGCCCTCCGCCGTGCCGGAGGGCTACCGCCCGGACCGGGCCACCCTCAACCTCTTCAGCAGCTCCGCCCCCGAAACCGTCCGTGCCGTTCTCGACGGCATCGGAGGCGTGGACCCCACCACGGAGGTCGGCACGCCGGGGGTGGTCGTCACGTCGCTGCAGCAGATCACCGTGGTGAAGAGCCTGCTGGGCATCGGCATGGTGCTGGGGCTGATCATCGGCGTGGCCGCCTACCTGGTCGCCGCCACCGACCGGGCCGTGGAGCGGAAGCCCCAGGTCACCGCGCTGTCGCTGCTCGGGGCCCGACCCCGTACGCTGCGGGCCGTGCAGGTCGCGCAGGTGGTCGTGCCGTTGGCCGTCGGCCTGGCCCTGGCCGTGGTGCTGGGTAAGCTCGCCGAGTCCAGCTACCTCGTGACCGGCGGCGGTGCCGTCTACTGGGACGGCGCCGGAATCCCCCTGCTGCTGGCCTGCGCGCTCGGCGCGGTCGCCGTGGCCGCGGTCGGCGCACTGCCGCTCGTCGGGCGCCGTATCGATCCGGAGCTGATCCGGCGGGATTGA
- a CDS encoding sigma-70 family RNA polymerase sigma factor yields the protein MDIAAIDRFEAGRGRLASLAYRLLGSAADAEDAVQDAFLRWQAADRDLIEVPEAWLTKVVTHLCLDRLRSAQARHERAVGDWLPEPLLEGDPMLGPAETFEQRESVSLAVLTLMERLSPVERAAYVLREAFSYPHAEIAGILDISESASQQHVHRARRRVAAERRGGDAVDPASARRIVEEFLAAAASGRTERLVELLTADATAISDGAGLARRLLRYRTPERIASLARAGFRPTPAKRRLAGGSPAMHIALVNGSPAVIAVVEDRVVGAVAFDVADGKVASLRGIAAAHRLTRLNEAWQRHEPGAPVASAW from the coding sequence ATGGACATCGCAGCCATCGACCGATTCGAGGCCGGCCGGGGACGGCTGGCCTCGCTCGCGTACCGTCTGCTCGGCTCGGCGGCCGATGCCGAGGACGCCGTGCAGGACGCGTTCCTACGCTGGCAGGCCGCGGACCGGGACCTCATCGAGGTGCCGGAGGCGTGGCTGACCAAGGTCGTCACCCATCTCTGCCTCGACCGGCTCCGCTCGGCGCAGGCGCGCCACGAGCGCGCCGTCGGAGACTGGCTGCCGGAGCCGCTCCTGGAGGGCGACCCGATGCTCGGCCCCGCCGAGACCTTCGAGCAGCGCGAATCGGTGTCGCTGGCCGTACTGACCCTCATGGAGCGCCTCTCCCCGGTCGAGCGGGCCGCCTACGTCCTGCGCGAGGCCTTCTCGTACCCCCACGCGGAGATCGCCGGGATCCTCGACATCAGCGAGTCCGCGAGCCAGCAGCATGTGCACCGGGCCCGGCGCCGCGTCGCCGCCGAGCGTCGCGGCGGCGACGCGGTGGATCCCGCGTCCGCGCGCAGGATCGTCGAGGAGTTCCTCGCCGCGGCCGCGTCGGGGCGCACCGAACGGCTGGTGGAACTGCTCACCGCCGACGCGACCGCGATCTCGGACGGGGCCGGGCTGGCCAGGCGGCTCCTGCGCTACAGGACACCTGAGCGCATCGCGTCCCTCGCGCGGGCCGGCTTCAGGCCGACTCCGGCGAAGCGGCGACTGGCGGGCGGCTCCCCCGCGATGCACATCGCGCTGGTCAACGGCTCCCCGGCCGTCATCGCCGTGGTCGAGGACAGGGTCGTGGGAGCGGTGGCGTTCGACGTCGCCGACGGCAAGGTCGCGTCCCTGCGTGGAATCGCCGCGGCGCACCGGCTGACGCGCCTCAACGAGGCCTGGCAGCGGCACGAGCCCGGCGCGCCGGTCGCGAGCGCGTGGTGA
- a CDS encoding glycosyltransferase yields the protein MPLPRVPRFLNRSTYALVAAAQRSPEVERWRTRELGLAPRRHGARRWLRDPEGRRRPVLQPFSRHITPVDPAWGDAVRTTGFWYLPTRPDWTPPRELNRFLDEGPPPVYIGFGSMTGTRARRNHALVTEAIRRTGVRAVVATGWGGIGAPVRNSAPLSPNILMIEQAPHDWLFPRTAAVVHHGGPGTVGAALAAGRPQVLCPHMGDQTHWSARMRALGVAPAPLTARALTARGLAEAITTAVTDRHLERRANEISRLVRAEDGVDAAVNSLLSHLI from the coding sequence ATGCCGCTCCCCCGGGTGCCGCGCTTCCTGAACCGAAGCACGTACGCCCTGGTCGCGGCGGCCCAGCGGTCCCCTGAGGTGGAACGCTGGCGAACGCGCGAACTGGGGCTGGCACCCCGCCGACACGGTGCCCGGCGGTGGCTGCGGGACCCCGAGGGCCGACGGCGCCCGGTGCTCCAGCCGTTCAGCCGGCACATCACCCCGGTCGACCCCGCGTGGGGCGACGCCGTACGCACCACGGGATTCTGGTATCTGCCCACGCGCCCCGACTGGACGCCGCCCAGGGAGCTGAACCGGTTCCTCGACGAGGGTCCGCCCCCCGTCTACATCGGCTTCGGCAGCATGACCGGCACCCGGGCCCGCCGGAACCACGCACTGGTCACCGAGGCGATCCGCCGCACCGGCGTACGGGCCGTCGTCGCGACCGGCTGGGGCGGCATCGGTGCGCCGGTCAGGAACTCCGCCCCCCTGTCACCGAACATCCTGATGATCGAACAGGCCCCGCACGACTGGCTCTTCCCCCGTACGGCCGCGGTCGTCCACCACGGCGGCCCGGGGACGGTCGGAGCCGCCCTCGCCGCGGGCCGTCCTCAGGTCCTCTGCCCCCACATGGGCGACCAGACCCACTGGTCCGCCCGGATGCGAGCGCTGGGCGTCGCCCCCGCTCCCCTCACCGCCCGCGCCCTCACCGCGCGCGGGCTCGCGGAAGCGATCACCACGGCGGTGACGGACCGCCACCTGGAGCGCCGGGCGAACGAGATCTCCCGCCTCGTCCGGGCCGAGGACGGCGTCGACGCTGCGGTGAACTCCCTGCTGTCGCACCTCATTTGA
- a CDS encoding glycosyltransferase — MPNESAPESLGVGARPRKVLLAACGTRGDVQPFLALAVALRRHGHQPLLAAPSAYAPEAAAYGVDFAAIDDGPTRILDETATLRIIDGGLMGVRGKIAAARTVARLKHLMIAPLRDVAAIAHDHADVAAVVHSAAFPVQHVADILGVPAVVVALQPGWIPTTRSPAR; from the coding sequence ATGCCCAATGAATCGGCGCCGGAGAGCCTCGGAGTCGGCGCCCGTCCGCGCAAGGTTCTTCTGGCGGCATGCGGTACCCGCGGGGATGTACAACCCTTTCTCGCATTGGCCGTGGCGCTGCGTCGCCACGGCCATCAGCCGTTATTGGCGGCCCCTTCCGCGTATGCGCCCGAAGCGGCCGCGTACGGTGTCGATTTCGCCGCGATCGACGACGGCCCGACCCGGATCCTCGACGAGACGGCGACCCTACGGATCATCGACGGCGGCCTCATGGGGGTGCGCGGGAAGATCGCGGCCGCGCGGACCGTCGCCCGGCTGAAACACCTGATGATCGCCCCACTGCGGGACGTGGCGGCCATCGCGCACGACCACGCCGACGTGGCGGCGGTGGTGCATTCGGCGGCGTTCCCCGTCCAGCACGTCGCCGACATACTGGGCGTACCCGCCGTCGTCGTGGCGCTCCAGCCGGGCTGGATCCCCACCACGCGTTCCCCTGCCCGCTGA
- a CDS encoding alkaline phosphatase PhoX: MERRTLLRAAVLGGTSTVFGGTLWRGAAYAAPAQPGPGPYGALGTADANGIRLPSGFTSRVIARSGQTVPGTSYTWHNAPDGGACYADGSGWIYVSNSEINPSGGASAVRFSSTGAVTSAYRILSGTRQNCAGGRTPWNTWLSCEEVDRGYVYETDPWGTKAAVRRDAMGRFKHEAAAADPTRGVVYMTEDVTDGCFYRFRPTTWGDLSSGTLEVLVAGTATSGPVTWSRVPDPTGATATRNQVSGAKRFNGGEGCYYAGDTCWFTTKGDNRVWQYDAAAQTIELAYDDSLVTGGTAPLTGVDNVTGSSSGDLYVAEDGGTMEICLLTPNDTIAPFLRVEGQSASEITGPAFSPDGRHLYFSSQRGTSGSSSGGITYEVTGPFRTA, encoded by the coding sequence GTGGAACGTCGTACTCTCCTGCGCGCGGCCGTACTCGGCGGCACGTCGACCGTCTTCGGCGGCACCCTGTGGCGCGGCGCCGCGTACGCCGCGCCGGCCCAGCCCGGTCCCGGCCCGTACGGGGCACTCGGCACGGCGGACGCCAACGGCATCCGGCTGCCGAGCGGCTTCACGAGCCGGGTGATCGCCCGTTCCGGCCAGACGGTTCCCGGTACCTCGTACACCTGGCACAACGCCCCCGACGGCGGCGCCTGTTACGCGGACGGATCCGGCTGGATCTACGTCTCCAACTCGGAGATCAATCCGTCCGGGGGCGCGAGCGCGGTGCGGTTCTCGTCGACGGGCGCGGTGACATCGGCGTACCGCATCCTGTCCGGCACCCGCCAGAACTGCGCCGGCGGGCGGACACCCTGGAACACCTGGCTGTCCTGTGAGGAGGTGGACCGGGGCTATGTCTACGAGACGGACCCGTGGGGCACCAAGGCGGCGGTCCGCCGGGACGCGATGGGCCGTTTCAAGCACGAGGCGGCGGCCGCCGACCCCACCCGGGGTGTCGTCTACATGACCGAGGACGTCACCGACGGCTGCTTCTACCGCTTCCGGCCCACGACCTGGGGCGACCTGTCGTCGGGCACGCTGGAGGTCCTGGTGGCCGGCACCGCCACCAGCGGCCCGGTGACCTGGTCCCGGGTCCCGGACCCCACCGGCGCCACCGCCACCCGCAACCAGGTGTCCGGCGCCAAGCGCTTCAACGGCGGTGAGGGCTGCTACTACGCGGGCGACACCTGCTGGTTCACGACGAAGGGCGACAACCGCGTCTGGCAGTACGACGCGGCCGCGCAGACCATCGAACTCGCCTACGACGACTCGCTGGTCACCGGCGGAACGGCCCCGCTCACCGGTGTCGACAACGTCACGGGCTCCTCCTCGGGTGACCTCTACGTCGCCGAGGACGGCGGCACCATGGAGATCTGCCTCCTCACCCCGAACGACACCATCGCCCCCTTCCTCCGCGTCGAGGGCCAGTCCGCGTCCGAGATCACCGGGCCCGCCTTCTCCCCCGACGGCCGGCATCTCTACTTCTCCAGCCAGCGCGGGACCAGCGGCAGTTCGTCGGGCGGAATCACGTACGAGGTGACGGGCCCTTTCCGGACCGCATAA
- a CDS encoding sensor histidine kinase yields the protein MTRRLLLSYLSLAALVLLGLEIPLGFVYSRAERERIVNSANDEAESVAAFAALSLAARRPDELAERARHCAERIGGKVVIVDADGELLASSHSLSDEEKQSLSSLPEISAALRGRATTDVRTTTTGGVHYLSVAAPVGHATAGPDSGTDPDSGTDRDMDSGTASVSNTTSVATTGSASQMASATHMASTTDTASATDTASATDTASATDTGASAQGAVRITLPTTMVHARVFAVWLLLALAGLAVLTGVAAVAFAFARWTGRPIRQLEEATHRLAEGGTATSVVVTSGPPEVRSLAAAFNTTAARLEHLLASQRAFAGEASHQLKTPLAALRLRLENLEPDIARRARPSLDAAVTETDRLARMVEGLLAMARLEESAAIPAPVDLGAICAERHRTWGPLFEREGVSLVLFAGAVGPVTAVPGAVEQILDNLLSNALRASPACSTVTVELRLLVPARRALRDARPSWVDLHVTDEGPGMTPEQRARAFDRFWRAPGAPKGGTGLGLSLVQRLAHASGGEVTLREAATGGLDAVVRLPSAEPPGPVHGHGFGGRPGQRRREAPPLPA from the coding sequence ATGACCCGACGCCTGCTGCTGAGTTACCTCAGCCTCGCCGCCCTGGTCCTGCTCGGCCTGGAGATCCCGCTGGGCTTCGTCTATTCCCGGGCCGAGCGCGAGCGGATCGTCAACTCGGCCAACGACGAGGCCGAGTCGGTGGCCGCGTTCGCCGCGCTCTCGCTCGCCGCCCGCCGCCCGGACGAACTCGCCGAACGGGCCAGACACTGCGCCGAGCGCATCGGCGGAAAGGTCGTCATCGTCGACGCGGACGGTGAACTGCTGGCCTCCTCCCACTCCCTGTCCGACGAGGAGAAACAGTCCCTCTCCTCCCTCCCCGAGATCTCCGCCGCGCTCCGGGGCCGTGCCACCACGGACGTCCGTACGACGACGACCGGCGGTGTCCACTACCTGTCCGTGGCGGCTCCGGTGGGCCACGCGACAGCGGGCCCGGACTCGGGCACGGACCCCGACTCGGGCACGGACCGCGACATGGACTCAGGTACAGCCTCCGTCTCGAACACCACCTCGGTCGCGACCACGGGCTCGGCCTCGCAGATGGCCTCAGCCACGCACATGGCCTCAACCACGGACACGGCCTCCGCCACGGACACGGCCTCAGCCACGGACACGGCCTCAGCCACGGACACGGGCGCGTCGGCACAGGGTGCCGTGCGCATCACCCTGCCGACCACGATGGTGCACGCCCGCGTGTTCGCGGTCTGGCTGCTGCTGGCGCTGGCCGGACTCGCCGTGCTCACCGGCGTCGCCGCGGTGGCGTTCGCGTTCGCGCGCTGGACGGGGCGCCCCATCCGGCAGTTGGAGGAGGCCACCCACCGGCTGGCCGAGGGGGGCACGGCGACCAGTGTGGTCGTCACGTCCGGCCCGCCGGAGGTGCGGAGTCTCGCGGCGGCCTTCAACACGACCGCGGCCCGCCTCGAACATCTGCTGGCCTCCCAACGCGCGTTCGCCGGTGAGGCCTCGCACCAGCTGAAGACCCCGTTGGCGGCCCTGCGCCTACGGCTGGAGAACCTGGAACCGGACATCGCCCGGCGAGCCCGGCCGAGCCTCGACGCGGCCGTCACCGAGACCGACCGCCTGGCCCGGATGGTCGAGGGCCTGCTGGCGATGGCCCGTCTGGAGGAGTCGGCGGCCATCCCCGCCCCGGTCGACCTGGGGGCGATCTGCGCGGAACGGCACCGTACGTGGGGGCCGTTGTTCGAACGCGAGGGCGTCTCCCTGGTCCTCTTCGCCGGTGCGGTGGGGCCGGTGACGGCCGTTCCCGGAGCCGTGGAGCAGATCCTCGACAACCTCCTCTCCAACGCCCTGCGCGCCTCGCCCGCGTGCAGCACGGTGACCGTGGAGCTACGGCTCCTCGTCCCCGCCCGCCGGGCGCTGCGCGACGCCCGGCCCAGCTGGGTCGACCTGCATGTCACCGACGAGGGTCCCGGTATGACGCCTGAGCAGCGCGCCCGCGCGTTCGACCGCTTCTGGCGCGCCCCCGGCGCGCCCAAGGGCGGCACCGGGCTCGGTCTCTCCCTCGTCCAGCGGCTCGCCCACGCCAGTGGCGGTGAGGTGACGCTGCGGGAGGCGGCCACGGGTGGCTTGGACGCCGTCGTCCGCCTGCCTTCGGCCGAGCCGCCGGGGCCGGTCCACGGCCACGGGTTCGGAGGGCGGCCCGGGCAACGGCGCCGCGAGGCACCGCCGTTGCCCGCGTGA
- a CDS encoding winged helix-turn-helix domain-containing protein, with protein MYEQAPPEPRAPSGTAAADDGSAPPPGPLVVDRRTRQVWVGEVPVALTPKEFELLALLTEDPGAVYSRQQILNRVWDDHYQGPTKTLDVHVATLRRKLGDPAWIQTLRGVGFRLAVRAPGPGQVHGRGRGPESRSGSASRSGSGSGSGSGSGSGSRSGSGRHRTPEARAS; from the coding sequence ATGTACGAGCAGGCCCCGCCCGAGCCCCGTGCCCCCTCCGGCACCGCTGCGGCCGACGACGGTTCGGCCCCGCCCCCCGGTCCGCTCGTCGTGGACCGGCGGACCCGGCAGGTGTGGGTGGGCGAGGTCCCGGTCGCGCTGACGCCGAAGGAGTTCGAACTGCTGGCGTTGCTCACCGAGGACCCCGGAGCGGTCTACTCCCGGCAGCAGATCCTCAACCGTGTCTGGGACGACCACTACCAGGGCCCGACCAAGACGCTGGACGTCCATGTCGCCACCCTGCGCCGCAAGTTGGGCGACCCGGCGTGGATCCAGACCCTCCGCGGAGTGGGCTTCCGGCTCGCCGTACGCGCCCCGGGGCCGGGGCAGGTGCACGGCCGTGGGCGCGGACCGGAGTCCAGGTCGGGATCGGCGTCGCGGTCGGGATCAGGATCGGGGTCGGGATCAGGATCGGGGTCGGGGTCGAGGTCAGGGTCGGGGAGGCATCGCACGCCCGAGGCCAGGGCGTCATGA